The sequence TGGACCATTCGAGGTGCAGCATCTTCTTCGTCATGGCGTGCGCGAAGGTGGGCCCCGAGGCGAGCGACGCAGCAAGCGCACGCGCGTCGGCGGCAAGAGACTCGGGCGCGCACAGCCGGGAGTAAAACCCCCAAGCGAGCGCCTCTGCGCCGCCGAGCGCGCGGCCGGTGTAGAGCAGTTCGGCAGCCCGGCCGTGGCCGACGACGCGCGGCAGCATGGCACACGCGCCCATATCGGCGCCCGCAAGACCGACTCGGACGAACAGAAAAGCAACGCGGCTTCGCTCTGTGCCAAGACGCAGGTCCGACGCGAGGGCGAGGATCGCGCCACCACCCGCGCAGACGCCGTCGATCGCGGCGATGATCGGCTGCGGACACGCGCGCATCGTCTTCACCAGATCGCCCGTCATCCGGGTGAAGTCGAGCAATTCCGGCGCCGCCATTTTCGTGAGCGGGCCGATGATATCGTGGACGTCGCCGCCCGAGCAGAAATCGCCACCTTCGCCGCTGAGGACGATCGCTTTTACGCGGTTCTCAAACCGAAGGTTGTCGAACAAGTCGCGGAGTTCTGCATACGATTCGAAGGTGAGCGGATTTTTGCGCTCCGGCCGGTTCAATGTGATCGTGCCGATGCCGTCCGCCACGTGCCACGCGAACGAGCGCGCTCGATAGTCGAACGCGGAAAATCTCTCGCCCCGTACATTCATCGTGCGCCGTCCTTTGCCGCGGCCGCCAAATGGGCCTTGAGCGTCGCGAGCAGACCGTAGCAATCGGCTTGGTCGCGCGCGCCGAGCCCTCCGAAAAGGTCGATGATCCACGATTCATGCGCTCGCGCCATGTCTCGAAACGCCCGTTTGCCCGCAGCCGTCAACCGCACTCGCTGGGCTCGCCGGTCGTTCGGCGCGGTCGTCCGCGCGACCAGGCCTTCATGCTCGAGTTGGTCGGCGATGGCGGTGATATTGCCGCCGGAGACCATCATGCGGCGCGAGATCTCGCCCATGGAGAGACCGCCCGCGTTGCGTTCGAGCTGCGCCATGAAATCGAATCGAGGAAGTGTGGTAGCGAATTGCGTCCGCAAACGGGAGCGCACCGTGCTCTCCACGAGATTCGAGCACGCCAACAATCTGAGCCACAGCCGCAGAGCGCGGTGATCTTCGCCGGTAGCGCGAGTCTCGCTATCGAGCGTCATCCCGCTGCCTCGTCGCCCGCAACGACAATGGCCTGGCCTGTGACCGACTCCGAACCGAGCAGACAAAGCGAGACGACGGACTCGGCCACCTCGGCGGGCCGCAGCAATCTGCGCTGCGGATTGGTCCCGGCGAGTTTCGCGCGCGCGACGTCCGCCGGCATTCCGGTCTTGGCCACGATGTTTGCGACCGACGCATCGGTCATGGGCGTATCCACGTATCCCGGACAAACAGCGTTCACCGTGATGCCTGTGGCGGCGAACTCGGCCGCCAGCGCGCGCGTCAAGCCGATGACGCCGTGCTTAGAGGCGCAGTATGCGGCG comes from Candidatus Eremiobacteraceae bacterium and encodes:
- a CDS encoding enoyl-CoA hydratase family protein, with the translated sequence MNVRGERFSAFDYRARSFAWHVADGIGTITLNRPERKNPLTFESYAELRDLFDNLRFENRVKAIVLSGEGGDFCSGGDVHDIIGPLTKMAAPELLDFTRMTGDLVKTMRACPQPIIAAIDGVCAGGGAILALASDLRLGTERSRVAFLFVRVGLAGADMGACAMLPRVVGHGRAAELLYTGRALGGAEALAWGFYSRLCAPESLAADARALAASLASGPTFAHAMTKKMLHLEWSMALDDAIEAEAQAQAMCMQTGDFRRAYEAFSAKQRPQFRGE
- a CDS encoding MarR family transcriptional regulator, which gives rise to MTLDSETRATGEDHRALRLWLRLLACSNLVESTVRSRLRTQFATTLPRFDFMAQLERNAGGLSMGEISRRMMVSGGNITAIADQLEHEGLVARTTAPNDRRAQRVRLTAAGKRAFRDMARAHESWIIDLFGGLGARDQADCYGLLATLKAHLAAAAKDGAR